In the Hippoglossus stenolepis isolate QCI-W04-F060 chromosome 14, HSTE1.2, whole genome shotgun sequence genome, one interval contains:
- the arid3a gene encoding AT-rich interactive domain-containing protein 3A isoform X1 codes for MKLQAVMENLHRQQRAKLLMEQQLQQQAAAQHTQVRTGGGGRDEPMGSPAPESEQAQMAALAAMRAVAAGLQRVSDSPMSERSSGGEDDVDDDDNDEGEEQYKDMMGSDEEEQIKRKWDEEDFEGEMEEDFDDDLAEENLPTGHDAVAPGKGILLLPHRQLHPHSQVLKARPSVDQEPRVAILPPHATHSHLGGQDHGEWTYEEQFRQLYELDGDPKRKEFLDDLFSFMQKRGTPVNRIPIMAKQVLDLHMLYRLVTEKGGLVEVINKKLWREITKGLNLPTSITSAAFTLRTQYMKYLYPYECDKRGLSNPNELQAAIDSNRREGRRQSFGSSLFTYSPNGTPTMLSSPKLHTSSMGLTLGTNGASLTPIQKIKKEDGVHLLPGLSMARLSSGALAGHSLAAVQAAAAQAAMAAQVAALEQLRDKLEAGEPPEKKMALPPEDHHRLLQRALQHNLLAMTAQLPMNIRINNQESRQNSALNLTTNGTSSISMSVELNGVVYTGVLFAQAAGSASSGASGLSATGARVGPQNTPTSNSNSLLS; via the exons ATGAAGCTGCAGGCCGTCATGGAGAACCTGCACAGGCAGCAGAGGGCCAAGCTGCTGATggagcagcagctacagcagcaaGCTGCTGCTCAACACACTCAGGTGCGcacaggtggaggagggagggacgaGCCAATGGGGAGCCCAGCCCCTGAGTCAGAGCAGGCCCAGATGGCGGCGTTAGCGGCCATGCGTGCCGTGGCGGCCGGGCTGCAGAGAGTGTCTGACAGCCCCATGTCGGAGCGCAGCAGCGGCGGCGAGGATGAcgttgatgatgatgacaatgacGAAGGGGAGGAACAATACAAAGATATGATGGGCtcagatgaggaggagcagat caaacggAAATGGGATGAGGAGGACTTTGAAGGCGAGATGGAAGAAGACTTTGACGATGACCTGGCAGAGGAAAATCTGCCAACAGGCCATGATGCTGTGGCCCCAGGGAAAGGCATCCTCCTGTTGCCCCACCGCCAGCTCCATCCCCACTCCCAGGTTCTGAAGGCGCGCCCTAGTGTCGACCAGGAGCCCCGTGTAGCTATCTTGCCTCCCCATGCCACGCACAGCCATCTGGGCGGGCAGGACCACGGAGAATGGACCTACGAGGAGCAGTTTAGACAG CTGTATGAACTGGACGGAGACCCAAAGAGAAAGGAGTTCCTGGATGACCTCTTCAGCTTCATGCAAAAAAGAG gAACCCCGGTGAATCGTATTCCCATCATGGCCAAACAGGTCCTGGATCTGCACATGCTCTACAGGCTGGTGACAGAGAAGGGCGGCCTGGTGGAGGTCATCAACAAGAAGCTGTGGAGGGAGATCACCAAGGGACTCAACCTGCCTACCTCAATCACCAGTGCAGCCTTCACCCTCCGCACACa ATACATGAAGTACCTGTACCCGTATGAATGTGATAAGAGGGGTCTGAGCAACCCCAACGAGCTCCAGGCAGCCATTGACAGCAATCGGCGGGAGGGCCGACGACAGAGCTTTGGAAGCTCCCTCTTCACCTACTCGCCCAACGGGACGCCCACCATGCTGTCCTCGCCGAAGCTCCACACATCCAGTATGGGCCTGACTCTGGGCACCAACGGCGCCTCGCTGACGCCTATCCAGAAGATCAAGAAAG AAGATGGAGTCCACCTGCTGCCGGGGCTTAGCATGGCTCGTTTGTCATCGGGGGCCCTGGCGGGTCACTCGTTGGCTGCTGTGCAGGCAGCGGCAGCCCAGGCAGCAATGGCTGCTCAGGTGGCTGCTCTGGAGCAGCTGAGGGACAAGCTGGAGGCTGGCGAGCCTCCGGAGAAGAAGATGGCGCTGCCGCCTGAGGATCACCACCGACTTCTGCAGAGAGCGCTGCAACACAACCTTCTGGCCATGACTGCCCAGCTACCCATGAACATCCGAATCAATAACCAAG AGAGCAGGCAGAACTCAGCCCTGAACCTCACCACCAATGGCACGAGCAGCATCAGCATGTCAGTGGAGCTCAACGGAGTGGTGTACACTG GCGTTCTTTTTGCTCAGGCAGCAGGCTCAGCCTCTTCTGGTGCGTCTGGATTGTCCGCCACCGGCGCTCGTGTCGGCCCTCAGAACACACCTACCTCAAACTCCAACAGCCTGTTGTCTTAa
- the arid3a gene encoding AT-rich interactive domain-containing protein 3A isoform X2, whose translation MKLQAVMENLHRQQRAKLLMEQQLQQQAAAQHTQVRTGGGGRDEPMGSPAPESEQAQMAALAAMRAVAAGLQRVSDSPMSERSSGGEDDVDDDDNDEGEEQYKDMMGSDEEEQIKRKWDEEDFEGEMEEDFDDDLAEENLPTGHDAVAPGKGILLLPHRQLHPHSQVLKARPSVDQEPRVAILPPHATHSHLGGQDHGEWTYEEQFRQLYELDGDPKRKEFLDDLFSFMQKRGTPVNRIPIMAKQVLDLHMLYRLVTEKGGLVEVINKKLWREITKGLNLPTSITSAAFTLRTQYMKYLYPYECDKRGLSNPNELQAAIDSNRREGRRQSFGSSLFTYSPNGTPTMLSSPKLHTSSMGLTLGTNGASLTPIQKIKKDGVHLLPGLSMARLSSGALAGHSLAAVQAAAAQAAMAAQVAALEQLRDKLEAGEPPEKKMALPPEDHHRLLQRALQHNLLAMTAQLPMNIRINNQESRQNSALNLTTNGTSSISMSVELNGVVYTGVLFAQAAGSASSGASGLSATGARVGPQNTPTSNSNSLLS comes from the exons ATGAAGCTGCAGGCCGTCATGGAGAACCTGCACAGGCAGCAGAGGGCCAAGCTGCTGATggagcagcagctacagcagcaaGCTGCTGCTCAACACACTCAGGTGCGcacaggtggaggagggagggacgaGCCAATGGGGAGCCCAGCCCCTGAGTCAGAGCAGGCCCAGATGGCGGCGTTAGCGGCCATGCGTGCCGTGGCGGCCGGGCTGCAGAGAGTGTCTGACAGCCCCATGTCGGAGCGCAGCAGCGGCGGCGAGGATGAcgttgatgatgatgacaatgacGAAGGGGAGGAACAATACAAAGATATGATGGGCtcagatgaggaggagcagat caaacggAAATGGGATGAGGAGGACTTTGAAGGCGAGATGGAAGAAGACTTTGACGATGACCTGGCAGAGGAAAATCTGCCAACAGGCCATGATGCTGTGGCCCCAGGGAAAGGCATCCTCCTGTTGCCCCACCGCCAGCTCCATCCCCACTCCCAGGTTCTGAAGGCGCGCCCTAGTGTCGACCAGGAGCCCCGTGTAGCTATCTTGCCTCCCCATGCCACGCACAGCCATCTGGGCGGGCAGGACCACGGAGAATGGACCTACGAGGAGCAGTTTAGACAG CTGTATGAACTGGACGGAGACCCAAAGAGAAAGGAGTTCCTGGATGACCTCTTCAGCTTCATGCAAAAAAGAG gAACCCCGGTGAATCGTATTCCCATCATGGCCAAACAGGTCCTGGATCTGCACATGCTCTACAGGCTGGTGACAGAGAAGGGCGGCCTGGTGGAGGTCATCAACAAGAAGCTGTGGAGGGAGATCACCAAGGGACTCAACCTGCCTACCTCAATCACCAGTGCAGCCTTCACCCTCCGCACACa ATACATGAAGTACCTGTACCCGTATGAATGTGATAAGAGGGGTCTGAGCAACCCCAACGAGCTCCAGGCAGCCATTGACAGCAATCGGCGGGAGGGCCGACGACAGAGCTTTGGAAGCTCCCTCTTCACCTACTCGCCCAACGGGACGCCCACCATGCTGTCCTCGCCGAAGCTCCACACATCCAGTATGGGCCTGACTCTGGGCACCAACGGCGCCTCGCTGACGCCTATCCAGAAGATCAAGAAAG ATGGAGTCCACCTGCTGCCGGGGCTTAGCATGGCTCGTTTGTCATCGGGGGCCCTGGCGGGTCACTCGTTGGCTGCTGTGCAGGCAGCGGCAGCCCAGGCAGCAATGGCTGCTCAGGTGGCTGCTCTGGAGCAGCTGAGGGACAAGCTGGAGGCTGGCGAGCCTCCGGAGAAGAAGATGGCGCTGCCGCCTGAGGATCACCACCGACTTCTGCAGAGAGCGCTGCAACACAACCTTCTGGCCATGACTGCCCAGCTACCCATGAACATCCGAATCAATAACCAAG AGAGCAGGCAGAACTCAGCCCTGAACCTCACCACCAATGGCACGAGCAGCATCAGCATGTCAGTGGAGCTCAACGGAGTGGTGTACACTG GCGTTCTTTTTGCTCAGGCAGCAGGCTCAGCCTCTTCTGGTGCGTCTGGATTGTCCGCCACCGGCGCTCGTGTCGGCCCTCAGAACACACCTACCTCAAACTCCAACAGCCTGTTGTCTTAa